Proteins encoded together in one Musa acuminata AAA Group cultivar baxijiao chromosome BXJ3-6, Cavendish_Baxijiao_AAA, whole genome shotgun sequence window:
- the LOC135641671 gene encoding vacuolar protein sorting-associated protein 53 A-like isoform X4 encodes MASKRQYKEAAAQLEAVNQLCSHFETYRDVPKISELREKFKNIKKILKSHVFSDFSSLGTGREVEETNLLQQLTDACLVVDALEPSVREELVRNLCNKELTSYRQIFEGAELAKLDKTERRYAWIKRRLRTNEEIWKIFPSAWHVDYLLCIQFCKLTRTQIMDILSNLKEKPDVATLLLALQRTLEFEEEMAEKFSGGTASAHDKELGSDVEETGLGESNKQIVLDIRKKYEKKLAVQHGGDEAEIDKQRDLSVHGAGFNFRGIVSSCFESHLTVYIELEEKTLMEHLEKLVQEETWETEEGSQTNILSSSMQLFLIIRRSLKRCSALTKSQTLFNLFEVFQRILKAYATKLYARLPKGGTGIVAAATGTDGQIKTSDRDERMICYIVNTAEYCHKTSGQLAENISKIIDPSFADKVDMSEVQDEFSAVITKALVTLVHGLETKFDAEMTAMQRVPWATLESVGDQSEYVNGINSILSSSIPVLGSLLSTTYFQFFLDKLAASLGPRFFLNIFKCKHISETGAQQMLLDTQAVKTILLEIPTLGKQATVATSYSKFVSREMSKAEALLKVILSPIDSVASTYRALLPEGTPAEFQRILDLKGLKKADQQAILDDFNKHNTVIRHPSVVAPSVAIPSAPPSAPAAPTVTATSTPSINVAPSAAISSREDVLTRAAALGRGAATTGFKRFLALTEAAKDRKDGPFRKLFNP; translated from the exons ATGGCTTCAAAACGCCAATATAAGGAGGCTGCTGCCCAGTTGGAG GCAGTAAACCAATTATGCAGTCATTTTGAAACTTATAGGGATGTACCAAAGATATCCGAACTCAGAGAGAAGTTCAAGAACATCAAGAAAATACTCAAGTCCCATGTCTTCTCAGACTTTTCAAG CTTAGGAACTGGAAGAGAGGTAGAAGAAACTAATTTGCTGCAACAGTTGACAGATGCTTGCTTGGTTGTTGATGCGTTGGAGCCATCTGTAAGGGAAGAGCTAGTAAGAAACTTGTGCAATAAGGAGCTGACTTCATATCGTCAGATCTTTGAGGGAGCAG AACTAGCAAAACTGGATAAGACTGAAAGGAGATATGCATGGATTAAGCGTCGGCTGCGGACAAATGAGGAAATTTGGAAAATTTTTCCTTCTGCTTGGCATGTTGACTATCTTCTGTGCATCCAGTTCTGTAAGCTAACAAG GACACAGATTATGGATATTCTCAGTAATCTGAAAGAGAAACCAGATGTTGCAACACTCTTATTG GCATTGCAGCGGACCCTTGAGTTTGAGGAAGAAATGGCAGAAAAATTTAGTGGAGGAACTGCGAGCGCTCATGACAAAGAACTTGGTAGTGACGTCGAAGAAACTGGTTTGGGGGAAAGCAACAAGCAAATTGTCTTGGATATACGTAAAAAATATGAAAAGAAGCTTGCTGTGCAACATGGCGGAGATGAAGCA GAAATTGACAAACAGAGAGATTTATCTGTTCATGGCGCTGGA TTCAACTTTCGTGGAATTGTTTCTTCTTGCTTTGAATCACATTTGACAGTTTACATAGAATTAGAGGAGAAAACACTAATGGAGCATTTGGAGAAACTTGTTCAG GAAGAAACTTGGGAAACTGAGGAGGGAAGTCAGACAAATATTTTGTCAAGTAGCATGCAG TTATTCTTGATAATAAGGAGAAGCTTAAAGCGATGCAGTGCCTTAACGAAGAGTCAGACTTTATTTAATTTGTTTGAG GTATTTCAAAGAATTTTGAAGGCATATGCAACAAAGCTATATGCTAGATTGCCTAAAGGTGGTACAGGGATTGTTGCAGCTGCTACTGGAACAGATGGGCAGATCAAG ACATCTGACAGAGATGAGAGAATGATATGCTACATTGTCAATACAGCGGAGTACTGCCATAAAACT TCTGGCCAGCTAGCTGAAAACATTTCGAAGATAATTGATCCTTCATTTGCAGACAAGGTGGATATGTCAGAAGTTCAG GATGAGTTCTCAGCAGTGATTACAAAAGCATTAGTAACATTAGTGCATGGGCTTGAGACCAAATTTGATGCTGAGATGACTGCAATGCAACGAGTTCCTTGGGCGACTCTTGAAAGTGTTGGTGACCAATCAGA GTATGTCAATGGCATCAATTCTATTCTTTCCAGTAGCATTCCTGTGCTCGGTAGCCTACTGTCTACCACTTACTTTCAGTTTTTCTTGGACAAG CTAGCGGCATCTCTTGGCCCTCGATTTTTCCTCAATATTTTCAAATGCAAACATATATCAGAAACTGGTGCACAACAG ATGCTGTTGGATACTCAGGCTGTAAAGACAATTCTTTTGGAGATTCCTACTTTAGGGAAGCAG GCAACAGTTGCTACTAgctattcaaaatttgttagccgTGAAATGAGTAAAGCTGAAGCGCTGTTGAAG GTTATATTATCTCCAATCGATTCTGTTGCAAGTACATACCGAGCGTTACTTCCTGAGGGAACACCTGCTGAGTTTCAGAGGATCCTGGACCTGAAG GGCTTGAAGAAAGCAGACCAACAAGCTATACTCGATGATTTTAACAAGCACAACACTGTAATCAGACACCCATCGGTGGTGGCTCCATCCGTTGCCATCCCATCTGCTCCTCCATCAGCACCAGCTGCTCCAACTGTCACTGCCACATCTACTCCGTCGATCAATGTTGCTCCCTCTGCTGCTATTTCATCCCGAGAAGATGTGCTCACTCGGGCTGCAGCTCTCGGAAGGGGAGCTGCTACAACTGGTTTCAAGAGGTTCCTCGCGTTAACAGAAGCTGCCAAGGACAGGAAAGATGGACCTTTCAGGAAGCTCTTCAATCCTTAG